The Candidatus Hydrogenedens sp. genome includes a region encoding these proteins:
- a CDS encoding class I SAM-dependent methyltransferase translates to MLERQPEPEFMDDPLEAEAYSVTDFSDVNQKFVDTFCAALPLSGNLLILDLGCGPGDITYRMHLCCEQHKIIGIDGSPSMLRFAQKQSGSRSLTWVLADAKCLPFVNESVDVILSNSLLHHIWDPKPLWMEIKRVIKSGGFLFLRDLFRPESEREARKIVELYAGDASDLLKQEYYRSLLSAFTPEEIQEQLAECGLEYLSVKCVTDRHVDIFGTIV, encoded by the coding sequence ATGTTAGAAAGGCAACCAGAACCTGAGTTTATGGATGACCCATTGGAGGCAGAGGCGTATTCTGTAACGGATTTCTCAGATGTGAACCAAAAATTTGTTGATACTTTTTGTGCTGCACTTCCGTTATCAGGAAATTTATTAATTTTAGATTTAGGCTGTGGTCCTGGCGATATTACTTATCGCATGCATCTTTGCTGCGAGCAACATAAAATTATAGGAATTGATGGCTCTCCGTCCATGCTTCGATTTGCTCAAAAACAGAGTGGTTCTCGTAGTTTGACATGGGTTTTAGCAGATGCGAAATGCCTTCCTTTTGTCAACGAGTCTGTAGATGTTATTTTGAGTAATAGTCTGCTTCATCATATTTGGGACCCAAAACCGTTATGGATGGAAATCAAAAGAGTAATTAAATCCGGTGGATTTCTTTTCCTGCGGGATTTGTTTCGACCCGAGTCAGAAAGAGAAGCAAGGAAAATAGTAGAATTATACGCAGGAGATGCTTCCGATTTGCTGAAACAAGAGTATTATCGTTCATTATTATCTGCATTTACCCCGGAGGAAATTCAGGAACAATTAGCGGAGTGTGGTTTAGAATATTTGTCTGTAAAATGTGTTACGGACCGTCATGTAGATATATTCGGAACTATTGTATAA
- the aat gene encoding leucyl/phenylalanyl-tRNA--protein transferase, whose translation MRSEVWLKPDDPFPAEKYWQGWVVAYGGDLSPSRLIDAYRKGIFPWYSEGEPIRWCSPDPRAVLPTHLLHIPHRLWREWKKKPFYITADTSFDTVIHECAKTPRKWEDGTWITSDIQKNYIRLHEMGYTHSIECWKDKTLVGGLYGVQLGPLFVGESMFYHISNASKIAFLALCGFSFLHGIKLIDCQVFSEHLEQFGVFAVPRKKYLSWLNVNLSENLPTERWHLDMDKVYEAVLCLKKKQLEQSSSG comes from the coding sequence ATGAGAAGTGAAGTATGGTTAAAACCCGATGACCCTTTCCCCGCGGAAAAATACTGGCAGGGATGGGTTGTGGCTTACGGCGGTGATTTATCTCCATCGCGGTTAATAGACGCATATCGTAAAGGTATTTTCCCCTGGTATAGCGAGGGGGAGCCTATCCGATGGTGTTCTCCCGACCCAAGAGCCGTTTTGCCAACACATTTATTACATATTCCACATCGACTCTGGCGTGAATGGAAAAAGAAACCCTTTTATATTACCGCAGACACATCTTTTGATACGGTTATTCATGAATGTGCTAAAACGCCTCGGAAATGGGAAGATGGAACCTGGATTACTTCGGATATTCAAAAAAACTATATCCGTTTGCATGAAATGGGTTACACCCACTCTATAGAATGCTGGAAGGATAAAACATTGGTAGGTGGATTATATGGTGTCCAATTAGGACCTTTATTTGTCGGTGAATCTATGTTCTACCATATCTCAAACGCTTCTAAAATTGCTTTTCTTGCCTTATGTGGGTTTTCATTTCTACACGGAATTAAACTGATTGATTGTCAGGTATTTTCGGAACATCTGGAACAATTTGGAGTTTTTGCTGTTCCAAGAAAAAAGTATTTAAGTTGGCTTAATGTGAATTTGTCCGAAAATTTGCCTACGGAACGGTGGCATTTAGATATGGATAAAGTGTATGAAGCTGTATTATGCTTAAAGAAAAAGCAATTAGAACAGTCCTCATCAGGGTAA
- a CDS encoding isoaspartyl peptidase/L-asparaginase: MLLLTNYEGRCGVQKSAELLSNKEDAIRAIIEGIKLVEVNPEIHTVGANSLPNLLGQLELDSAVMDGNTRRSGAVGALKGFKHPVEIAYRVMTDIEHEILVGSGAERFAEEIGAERYVNEMEHTQTAWREYLNSILNEEQKQKFPDIRLLDIKTKPKDPQNLFDTTVYLAQDYFGRIATATSTSGWPWKYPGRLGDSPIIGAGSYADSRYGACACTHTGEMTIRAGTARSVVLYLKMGLNLSDAVYEAVKDLADLKTGFINAVTVHAIDNKGNYKVVGLNPNKEVKYLVWSPDLKEPQVKDAEIIRT, from the coding sequence ATGCTATTACTCACCAATTACGAAGGGCGATGTGGGGTTCAAAAATCCGCTGAATTATTGTCAAATAAAGAGGACGCTATTCGTGCTATTATCGAAGGTATAAAATTAGTTGAAGTCAATCCTGAAATACATACGGTAGGTGCTAATTCCCTTCCAAACCTTTTGGGACAATTGGAACTGGATTCTGCTGTGATGGATGGGAATACCCGAAGAAGTGGGGCGGTCGGAGCATTAAAAGGATTTAAACATCCTGTAGAAATTGCCTATCGCGTTATGACAGATATTGAACATGAAATATTAGTAGGTAGTGGAGCCGAACGATTTGCGGAAGAAATTGGTGCGGAAAGGTATGTCAATGAGATGGAGCATACCCAAACGGCATGGCGAGAATATCTGAACAGCATTTTGAATGAAGAACAAAAACAAAAATTTCCTGACATTCGTCTTCTGGATATAAAAACCAAACCTAAGGACCCCCAAAATTTATTTGATACAACCGTATATTTAGCTCAAGACTACTTCGGCAGAATAGCAACGGCTACAAGCACATCCGGCTGGCCTTGGAAATATCCCGGCAGGCTTGGCGATAGCCCTATTATCGGTGCGGGTAGTTATGCAGATAGCCGATACGGAGCCTGTGCCTGTACACATACGGGTGAAATGACTATTCGTGCTGGTACCGCACGGTCTGTTGTGCTCTACCTGAAAATGGGATTAAATTTATCCGATGCGGTTTATGAAGCCGTCAAAGATTTAGCAGACTTAAAAACGGGGTTCATCAATGCGGTAACTGTTCATGCCATTGACAACAAAGGCAACTACAAAGTTGTGGGATTAAATCCTAATAAAGAAGTGAAATACCTTGTATGGTCTCCCGACCTCAAAGAACCTCAGGTAAAAGATGCCGAAATTATACGAACCTAA
- a CDS encoding glycosyl hydrolase family 28 protein, producing MKNRLVFSIFIYYVLLFFLIYPSSYSEHINLRDFGASGNANTVDTQFIQKAIDAAAEKSCTLVIPSGMYLTGSLHLRSNIHIYLEPGAVILGSQKKEDYDPFEELNFPNDADHETSFFHHSLLWGEDIENVFITGFGTINSNFTKRGGPKALAFKRCKNIRIEGITIRNCPNYSISLLGCEQVTIDKVQILNGYADGIDPDSCQFVFISNCHIETVDDAIVPKSSFSLGYRRPCTDITVTNCYLSSRCNGFKLGTESGADFKRITFSNSVIRGLITAQKPGISGVSIESVDGSHIEGITVTGIVMDWVRSPIFIRLGNRGRDGATSPGSIKGVTISNIVATRASNPNIIAGIPNYPIENVLIQNASCSFSGSNPLRPINEPVPEEIDRYPEALMFGALPSYAFYIRHAKGVQLQNISFEASIPFWRITTHKYKDISWDEQGNPTNNFENASPNIAIWVEDVHDFVLSDWQERAVSDNIEILYLKDIHNAQIDSPIKYRNNRHWCTIHGGDVDSIQINGSEPIKQVKDIKIIK from the coding sequence ATGAAAAATAGATTGGTTTTTTCTATCTTTATTTATTATGTCCTACTTTTTTTTCTGATATATCCTTCGTCTTACAGCGAGCATATAAACCTTCGTGATTTTGGGGCATCAGGTAATGCAAATACTGTGGATACGCAATTTATCCAAAAAGCGATTGACGCAGCGGCAGAAAAATCCTGCACTCTGGTTATACCATCTGGAATGTATTTAACAGGAAGTTTGCATTTAAGAAGCAACATTCATATTTATCTTGAACCGGGAGCTGTTATTTTAGGCAGTCAAAAAAAAGAGGATTACGACCCCTTTGAAGAGTTAAATTTTCCCAATGATGCAGACCATGAGACTTCCTTCTTTCATCATTCTTTACTCTGGGGTGAGGATATTGAGAATGTTTTCATAACAGGTTTCGGCACGATAAATTCCAACTTTACAAAACGAGGTGGTCCGAAGGCTCTCGCTTTTAAGCGATGTAAAAATATTCGTATCGAAGGGATTACCATTCGCAATTGTCCTAATTATTCTATCAGTCTATTAGGCTGTGAGCAGGTTACGATTGATAAGGTGCAAATTTTAAATGGCTATGCCGATGGAATTGACCCAGACAGTTGTCAGTTTGTATTTATCTCTAACTGTCATATTGAAACTGTAGATGACGCTATAGTCCCCAAAAGTAGTTTTTCTCTGGGCTATCGCCGTCCATGCACAGATATTACAGTAACCAATTGCTACTTATCTTCGCGCTGTAATGGATTCAAATTAGGTACGGAATCCGGTGCCGATTTTAAGAGAATCACATTTAGCAATTCAGTTATTCGCGGGCTTATTACTGCACAGAAACCGGGCATTTCCGGTGTATCCATTGAGTCGGTAGACGGTTCTCATATCGAAGGAATTACTGTTACAGGCATCGTTATGGACTGGGTTCGTTCTCCAATATTCATACGGCTTGGAAATCGAGGGAGAGATGGAGCCACTTCCCCCGGAAGTATTAAGGGAGTTACTATAAGTAATATTGTAGCAACCCGTGCAAGTAATCCGAATATTATTGCAGGTATTCCGAATTATCCGATAGAGAATGTGCTTATACAAAATGCTTCCTGTTCTTTTAGTGGTTCCAATCCTCTCCGTCCTATTAATGAGCCTGTCCCTGAAGAGATAGATCGCTATCCAGAGGCGTTGATGTTTGGTGCATTACCGAGTTATGCCTTTTATATACGACATGCAAAGGGAGTGCAATTGCAAAATATCTCTTTCGAAGCATCCATTCCATTCTGGCGTATTACTACCCATAAATATAAAGATATAAGCTGGGACGAACAGGGAAATCCTACAAATAATTTCGAGAATGCATCGCCCAATATTGCTATCTGGGTAGAGGATGTTCATGATTTCGTTCTTTCGGATTGGCAAGAAAGAGCCGTATCGGACAACATAGAAATTTTATATTTAAAAGACATTCATAATGCACAAATAGATAGCCCCATCAAGTATCGTAATAACAGACATTGGTGTACTATCCATGGAGGGGATGTAGATTCCATTCAAATCAATGGTTCTGAACCTATAAAACAAGTTAAAGACATAAAAATAATAAAGTGA